DNA from Thioclava sp. GXIMD2076:
GCATGATCCGCATCTTTCTTCCAGTTCTGACGGGACTTTCTTTTGCGCCCGTCGCCCGCATGGTTCGGGCGCCGCAACCGGCGATGGGAAGAACGGGAGGATCGGCTGTGGTCCGGCGAAAGCGGAGCCTGTGGAGCGGACGGGACAACGGACGGGGCAGCCGCCGCGCGGATCAGGGGGCAGGCCCCGTAGGGCCGGACTGCAACCACCGGCACATGGCCGACCGCCAATGCCCGAAGGCCAGTCGGGGTGCGATATCCCGGACCTCGGGCTACCGGACCTCAGGCGGCCGCGTCAGCCGCACCTGCCAGCATCTCGGCACCGACAAATCCCAGAAGTCCGCGCCACGCTGTTTCATATGACTCAGTCCAGTCGCGGCCCAGCTGGATCGCCAATGTCTCGACCAGCGCATCGACCACCGCGGGATAATGCTCGGGCCGCGCCCCATAGCCCTGATGGTCCCGCCCGAGCCGGCGCAGCGCCCGCGACAGATCGTCGGGCGCGTTGGCATAGGAAAGCAGGAGCTGCAGCGCCCCCGAGAACTTGTCAGCCTGCCTTGCGAGCGAGCGGGGAAAGAGCGGCTCCAGATCGGGGTGGCGCGCCAGCAGGAACAAATAGAAATCCTGCATCAGGCAGGGCCTGCGCGACAGCGCCAGCGCATAACTTTCCCGCACGATCGCAACAGTCGACTGGTCCAGCACGACACAACTCCGCTTCAACTCTAGGGTGAGAGTAGAAGACGGCTGTTTAACGAAGACCTAAGACCGAAACGCCCGTTGACTCAAATTTGAATCGCGCGGCGGATCAATGTCCCGCTTTGGCGCGGTCGATCACATATTTCTTGTCGCAATAGCCGCATTCGACAAAGCCGGTGTCATGGGGGATCGACAGCCAGACACGCGGATGGCCCAAGGCCCCCACACCGCCATCACAGCACACTTTCCAAGAGGTCACGACCTCGGTTTCGGGCGCATCGGGAGCGGTTACAGCGGGGGTCGTTTCGGTCTGGGTGGTGGCGGTCATCGATAGCTCCACTATATTGAGGTCAGGCAAAGGTGCCCTGTTCTGGGGCCTATGATACAGCAAGGCGAAAAGGACCGGCAAGTGGCAGGATCGGCAATCGAGATCAAAGGTTTACGCAAAACTTACGCGGGCTCGCGTCACGCCGCCCCGAAAGAGGCGCTGAAAGGGCTGGACCTCGATATCCCCGAAGGCTCGATCTTCGGCCTCCTCGGCCCCAACGGCGCGGGAAAATCGACCACGATCAATATCCTCGCAGGGCTTGTGCGCAAAAGCGCAGGTTCGGTGAAAATCTGGGGCTTCGATCAGGACGAGAACCCCCGCCAGTCGCGCGCGGCCATCGGGGTGATGCCGCAGGAAATCAACATGGACCCGTTCTTCAAACCGCGCGATCTGCTGGAATTACAGGCGGGGCTTTACGGTGTGCCCAAGGCCGAGCGCTGGACCGACGAAATCCTCGAACTGGTGGGCCTCGCAGATAAGGCCGAGACCTATGCCCGCAGCCTCTCGGGCGGGATGAAGCGCCGCCTGCTGCTGGCCAAGGCGCTGGTCCACAAGCCGCGGATTCTCGTTCTGGATGAGCCAACGGCGGGGGTGGATATCGAGCTGCGCAACATGCTCTGGCGCAATGTCCGCAAACTCAACGAGCAGGGGATGACGATCATCCTCACGACGCATTATCTGGAAGAGGCGCAGGAGATGTGCGACGAGATCGCCATCATCAATCATGGCGAGCTGATCGTGCGCGACAGGACCGAGGCGCTGCTGGCCCAGATGGATGCCAAGACCATGCTGATCACGCCGATGAATGATGCGCCCGACATTACCCTGCCGCAGGGTGTGCAGCTCAACCGTCGCGCCGACGGGCTGCTGGCGTTCGACTATAACCGCCACCAGACCTCGGCCAATGCCATTCTCGATGCGGTCCGCGCCGCCAATATCGAGATCGCCGATGTCAAAACCACCGAGGCCGATCTGGAAGACGTGTTCCTCTCCCTCACCTCGGGCCGCTAGGGAGGGGGCAACGCCCCCGACCGGTTTTGTCGGGGCCTCGATGGCCGCGGCAAAACCGCCCCCCTCAGAACAAAAAAGGGCACCCCGAAAGGTGCCCCCTTCCCCGCAACGGGAAACCTGGTCGGGAAAGCGCCCTCAGGCCGCTTTCAGTTGCAGCTCGCAAGGCGCGATAAACTCGCCATGCAGCGCCGCAATCACCGGCTTCAGGCTCGGGCGCTCCAGCACAAACTGCACATCCACATTGCGCGGACCCTGCGTCGCGCCCAGCGCTTCATGGCCTGCCGCCGCAATCGCCTGCAGCCCGCGTGTCAGCGTGGAGAGCCCGTTCAGATCGCGCCCGATGATCGAGGCCATCGCCAGAGGCCGCGCCGAGACCTTGGCCGAGGGGTAGATCCGGTTCAGGTCCTTCTCCACCTGCCGCGCCACTTTCAGCGAACAATCGACATAATGGGTAATCGTATTGGCATTCGACGCCTTGGAGATGATACGCACATCATGGCGCGTCAGCACCTCGAGGATCGCGGCATCATAGCCCTTCACCCCCACCATATCCTGCTCGAACAACTCGAGGGCGAGGATATCTAGGCCAGTGATGATCTCGACCGCTGGAGTATCCGCCGGTTTGTCATCGATCAGCGTGCCCGGATCCTCCGGCTCGAAGGCGTTGGTCACGCGCAAAGGCACCTCGGCCTGACGCAGCGCCTTGGCCGCCTTGGGGTGGATCGCCTCCATCCCCATATTCGACAGCTGGTCCGCCACATCATAATTGGTATGGCCCAGCTTGCGCACGGCCTCCTGACCCACAAGGTTGGGATCCGCCGAGGACAGGTGGAATTCCTTATGGATGATCGCCTCGCGCGCGCCGGTCAGAGCCGCCAAGCGCGAGAAGGTCACTTCGGAATAGCCACGGTCGAACTCGGCCATCAGCCCCTCGACGCATTGGGCATAGCCCGTGACGATCGGCATCTCGGAGGTCAGATCCACGCCCGCGAGCCCCGCCTTCAGGCGGTCCTCGAGATCGTATTCCGCCTCTTCACGCCAGCCCGACAGGTCCACGAAGCGCGCGTTCACGCCCGCGCGTTGCAACATCAGCGCGGTGACATAGGCCGAATGTGCCTCGCCCAGCCCCGACAGCATCTCGCGCATGGCCAGCATATGGTCCGACAGACGGAAATGCCCGTAGGAGCACAGTCTTCCGAGATCGATCAGGCAGTTGCGCGCACCATCGATCCGGTCACGCACGAAACTGTCAGCCGCGCCCAGATCGGCGGGATGGTCGAGCACCTTGCGATGCGCCTCTCCCATGGCCTGCGCCACGCTATCCAGCGCTTCCAGCCAGCCGTGATCGTTATCGGCATCGGCGAAACGGGCATAGACCCCGCGCTCGCCGGTCTTCTTGTGCTCAAGAAGCAGGTTGGTGATGCCGCCGAAGGCCGAGACCACGAAGACGCGCCCGTAAATGTCTGCGCCCTCGCGTGTGCCGATGAACAACGTGTCGCGCAGTTCGCGCACACGGCTCATCGACGTGCCACCGATCTTCTCGACGGTATGAGCGGGATATTGCGGTGCACTGGCCATGATGGCTTACGCTTTCTCCATTTCGTCGGCCGGCGCATAGGAGCCGTCCTCACGATGGACTTCCTTGCCGGTCACCGGCGGATTGAAACAGCAGGCCATGACCAGATCCGCACCTTCATCGGCGATCAGGCGGTGACGGTCATGGAGGTTGAGCGCATACATCACGCCCGGCTTGATCTCGTGAGTCTTGTTGCCGTTATCCAGCTCGATGATGCGCCCCGTGCCGGACATGCAATAAACGCTCTCGAAATGGTGCTTATAGTGGAACTCGTGTTCCGAGCCTGCTTCCAGCGTGGTGATATGGAACGAGAAGTTCATATTGTCATCGGCCAGCAGCATGCGGACCGAGGTCCAGCGCTCGTTGCCTACGTTCTTGTCGGTGTGCTTCAGTTCGTTGAAATCGCGTACAATCATATTGATCTCCTATCGGTTTTGGGAAGGAAGCGCCCGGGGACGCTACACCAGTCACCAGTCCGGGTTATTGGCCAGCGGCCTCGGATGCTTTCACTTCACGGGCCGACTGGATCAGGATGTCCAGACCTTCGCGGAAAATCGCATCCGGTGTGGTCAGCGGTGCCAGCACCTTGACTACCTGATCCTCGTTGCCCGAGGTCTCGATCACGAGGCCCTTCCCGAAGCAGAGGCCGCAGATCTCGGAGGCGCGTTCGCCGGTTCCGACATCCACACCCTGCATCAGGCCACGGCCCTTCAGGAAGGCACCGTCGAACATCTCGGCAACTTCGGACAGCGCGGTGGTCAGCACCACGGCCTTATCGGCCAGCTGGCGCTGGAAGGCGTTATCGGCCCAGAACTTCTCGATCGCGGTTTTCGCGGTCAGGAAGGCATGGGTATTGCCGCGGAAGGTGCCGTTGTGCTCGGCAGGGCCCATCACGTCATGCTCGGGACGCACCAGAACCAGCGCCATCGGCAAGCCCATGCCCGAGACCGATTTCGCCATGGTGACAATATCGGGGGTCACGCCCATCTCCTCGAAGGAGAAGAAAGTGCCGGTGCGGCCACAGCCTGCCTGAATATCATCAACAATAAACAGCGCGCCATGTTTGCGGGCCACGGCCTCGACGCCGCGCACGAACTCCGGCGATGCGGCATTCAGACCGCCCTCGCCCTGCACGGTTTCCATCATGATCGCGGCAGGCGCATCCACCCCACCCGAGGCATCCGACAGCATCTGGTCAAGAAGCGCCACCGAATCCACGCCATCGGCATAGTTATCGAATGGCATACGCGTCACGCCTTGCGGCATCATGCCGGCACCGCCGCGGTGGTAGCCATTGCCGGTCGCGGCCAGCGCGCCCATGGTCACGCCGTGGAAGCCATTGGTGAAGGCGATGATATTCTGGCGGCCCGTCGATTTGCGCGCGATCTTCATTGCGGCTTCAACGGCATTGGCGCCGGTTGGGCCGATGAACATCAGCTTGTGGTCCATATCGCGCGCACGCAGGATCAGATCCTGGAACACCTCGAGGAATGCGCCCTTGGTATCGGTATGGAAATCGAGTGCATGGCCCAGCTTGTCACCCGTCAGGTGATCGACCAGCGCCTGTTTCATATCGGGGTCGTTATGGCCGTAATTCAGCGAGGAACAGCCTGCCAGAAAATCGATGTAGCGCTTGCCATCGGCATCGAACAGCTCCGAGCCACGGGCATGGGTAAATACGGTATCGAAACCACGGCAATAGGAGCGGGCGTCAGATTCGCGTTGGGTAAAGATCGACCGATCGTTTGTTTTATCAAACGGCATAAGAACCTCTTGGGTTTGGTATTTCTGGATGATGGAAGGAGGGGGCAGCCCTTAGGCCGCCACTTTTGCCTCTTCCTCGAAAGTAATGGTGACCATATGCTCGGTGGCCGCATGGCCGTCGAAATGATCGTCTTCAGTGAAATGTGCCTTGGAGGTCAGCTCGCCGCCAGCCGAGCGGGCGAAGGACCTGAACAGGCCCCATGAGGCCTCGTTCGATTTGGTGATCGTCGTTTGCAGGCGTGTGCACTGCGCCGCTTCGGGACGGTCGAGCAGATGGGACAGCATACGCTTGCCCAGCCCCAGACCACGCGCTTCGGGCGCCACAGCAACCTGCCAGACGAAGAATGTATCGGGTGCCGAAGGGGTGATGTAGCCCGAGACCCAGCCCATAGGCGCGCCGTCTTTCTCGACCAGCACGCAGGTGTCGCGGAAATGGTCGCATTGCAGCAAGTTGCAATACATCGAATTCTCGTCGAGCGGCTTGCAGCGCGAGATAAGCGACCAGATTTCTGATCCGTCCTCGGCGGACGGCTTCCGGAATGTAAGCTTGGGCTGTTTCATGACTTCGACTGTCGGCACGATTTCATTTCCTCAGTTGCTTCGCTAATCTAATTAGATCATCGAAGCATAAATTTCAATATTCAAAGTAATTTTCTTTTCCAACATTGAAAATTAGAGCGATAATTTGCTAATAACCCTTATGTACCCTAAGTGAAATGGGGATAAAATCTTAGCTCAACTAAAGGAGATCGTAATTGCCTGCCGCCTCCAGCTCTGCAATATTAAGCCATTCGAAGCTTCTAACCAGTTATGGAGACGGTATGAGCAGCGACCGTACCGATATGAGTCTTATTGCCCTGCGCCGTATCCTGCGCGCGACCGAACTGTTTGGCCGGGATCTGGCCAAATCTGCCGGGCTGACGCCCGTGCAATTCCGCGTGCTGCAAGTCGTGGCGGAAAAGGGCTGGTCGACCGCCAAGACCATCTCGATGCGCATGGGGGTCAGTCAGGCCACCATCACCTCGCTCGTCGACAAGCTGGTCGACAAGGGAATGGTCAAACGCCAGCGTTCGGAAATCGACCGCCGCCAGACCGATATCGTCATCACCGAGGCCGGTCATCATGCGCTCGACGAGGCCCCCGACGCCCTGCAGCAGCGCTTCGTGAAGAAATTCGAGGGTCTGCAGGACTGGGAACAGGCACAGCTCGTAGCCTCGCTGGAACGGGTCGCCGCGATGCTCGATGCCAATGCGATGGATGCCTCTCCGGTGCTGCATTCGGGCGATATAATGCCGCGACAATAAGCCGTTAGAAGAGGCTTGCAGATTTCCGTTTGACGCCCGCTTCCATGCGGTGTCCCATGGGACCATCGCCCGAGTGACGCGTTGCTGGTTCAGACGGAGATCCCATGCCCATCGAGAATGCCCCCTTCAGCCTGCCCGAATATCAACGCCGGATCGCGCTGGTGCGCCAATCCATGGCCGAGCGCGGGCTGGATGTGCTGTTTGTCACCAACCCTTCCAACCAGTTCTGGCTGACAGGTTATGACGGCTGGTCCTTCTACACCCATCAGGGCGTGATCCTGACAATGGAAGGCGACCCGATCTGGTGGGGCCGGATGATGGATGCCAATGGTGCCAAGCGCACCGTGTGGATGAGTGACGACCAGATCCGCTGGTATGCCGACCGCATGGTTCAATCCGACACCGTGCATCCGATGGAAGATCTCGCCTCCCATCTGCGTATCCTTGGCCATGGTCAGGCGCGAATCGGGGTGGAGATGGAGACTTATTTCTACACCGCCCGCGCCCATGCCGTGCTGGCCGAGGGGCTGCCCGAGGCCACGCTGGTGGATGCCTCGGTGCTGGTGAACTGGCAGCGGCTGATCAAATCCGACGAGGAGCTGCGCTTCATGCGCCGTGCCGCGCGGATCTCGGAACTGGTGATCACCCGCGCGGTCGAGCTGATCGAGCCGGGCTATCACAAGCATGATCTGGTGGGCGAGCTGTACAAGACCGCCGTGCAGGGCGAGGATGACAGCTGGGGCGATTATCCCGCCATCGTGCCGATGCTGCCATCCGGCGCGGATGCCTCGGCCCCGCATCTGACATGGAATGGCGAGGCGTTCCAGAAAGACCAGATGACCTTTGTCGAGCAATCGGGTTGCTACCGGCGTTATCATGCGCCGCTCTGCCGCTCGGTTTACCTGGGCAAGCCGCCGCAACATATGCTGGATGCCGCCGAGGCGCTGACCGCGGGGCTGAATGCCGGCATCGAGGTCGCCCGCCCCGGCAACCGTGCCTGCGACATCGCCCGCGCCCTCGATACCGAATTGCTGAAAGTGGGCATCGAGCGCCCTGCCCGCTGCGGCTATGCGGTGGGCTGCTCCTACCCGCCGGATTGGGGCGAGCATACCGTCTCGCTGCGCGCGATGGACGAGACCGTGCTGCAACCGGGGATGACCTTCCACTTCATGCCGGGGCTCTGGATGGACGATTGGGGGATGGAAACCACTGAAACCATCCTCATCCGCGAGGATGGCCCCGCCGAGCCTTTGTGCAATATCGAGCGCAAGCTCTTCGTGAAGGACTGATCATGTCGGACCTCCAGCGTGCGAAGGCGATTCTGGGCGACCTGATCGGCTTTGCCAGCATCTCGTCGGAGAGCAATCTCGATATTATCGGCTATTGCGCCCGTCACTTGGAGGCGGCAGGCGCGCGGGTCGAGGTCTTGCGTGATCCGATGGGCAGGAAGGCCAATCTCTGGGCCACGTTGGGGCCGGAGGGCGATGGCGGGCTGGTGCTGTCGGGGCATTCCGATGTGGTGCCGGTGGCAAACCAGAACTGGAGCTCGGACCCGTTTGTGATGCGCGAGGAGGACGGCAAGCTCTTTGGCCGTGGCGCCTGCGACATGAAGGGCTTTATCGCCTGCTGTCTGGCCAAGGCCGAGGAGCTGGCGATGATAGCCCATCATCAGCCGATCCATTTCGCCTTCACCCATGACGAGGAGATCGGTTGCTTCGGTGCCCGCGCCCTGACCGAGGTTCTGGCCCAGCGCGGGCTGCGGCCCCGCCTATGCGTGATCGGCGAACCCACCGAGATGCAGGTAATCGAAGGCAACAAGGGCTGTTGTGAGTATAGCGTGACCTTCTCGGGGCTCGAGGGCCATAGCTCGGCCCCCGAGCGCGGGGTGAATGCGGTGGAATATGCCGCGCGCTATATCGGGCGACTCCTCGACCTGCGCAGCGATCTGGTCGCCCGCGCGCCCGACGGATCGCGGTTCGACCCGCCCTGGACCACGCTGAATGTCGGACGGCTCGAAGGGGGCGTCGCGCATAATGTGATTGCCAATCATGCAGTTCTCGATTGGGAATTCCGGCCCGTGAGCATGGAGGATATGAGCTTCGTGAAAACGGAAGTTGCCGGCTATGTCGAAACCCTGCTGGGCGAGATGCGCCGGACGCATCCCAACGCCTCGATCACCACCGAAACCATCGGCGAGGTCGCGGGACTGGAACCGATGCCCGAGAATGCCGCGCGCGATCTGGTCTTCGGCCTGACAGGGCGTAACGAGGCGTCCTGTGTGCCCTTCTCGACCGAGGCGGGGCTGTTTCAAGCGCTGGGCACCGATGTTGTGATCTGCGGGCCAGGATCCATTGCGCAAGCGCACAAGCCTGACGAATTTGTCAGCCTTGACCAGATGCAAACCTGCCTGAGCATGTTCGATCGGCTGATATCCGACCGTTCATAGGCAGAAAACCGTTCATGGGGCAATATTTACGATAATTACGGAACTTGCGGAACCGGCGCGTTTTTCGTGTGTTATGGCGACAGAGACAAAGGAGTCGCATCATGACCAAACTACTTATCCCCGCCTTTATTCTGGCCTCGCTTGGCGTATCCGCCTGCTCGACCGTGCATGGCTTCGGGCAGGACGTGACGACCGCAGGCCATGTGGTCCAGCGTGAATCCATCGAAGCCGCACAATAAGCGCATCCTGACAAACTGCAGGCCCCCGCAGAGCTTTCAGCCGCGGGGGCTTTTACTTGCCGAACAAAGCCCTCGCCGAAAAAGGGCTTAACGCTTGGCTCCCCAAGAGACCGACGCATATTGGCGTGTATAGAATTCGCCCATCAGCCCGATCATCATAAGCGCCAGCCCGACATAGAGTGCGTAGTGCCAGCTCGAGAAATGCGGGTTGTAATTGATGAAGGTAAAGCCCCTCGCCTGATCGATCGTGTGAAAGAGCGGATTCCAGTTGAACAGGACCAGCATCTTATGCGGCAGGGTATTGGCCAGAAACATCTTGCCCGAGGCGATCATATTGGCGCGGGAATAGATCTGGTGGATGACCCGCACGACATCGGGAGCCCAGGGTTTTGCCGCCAGCAGGACCATGCCGATGGCGGCGCCGGTGAACCAGCTCAGAAACACCATCCCCATCGCCCCTACCCAATCATAGATAGTGATCGGAGTGAAAGCGGCATGGTAGAGATAAAGCACCACGATCATCGAGAGCAGCTGGATATAAAGCGCGCTCAGGGCCGCCGCCGAGATCGAGATCGCAGTCGTCATCGGTGCGTGCTTCATCATCGCCGAGGTCGGGCCCTCTGCCCCGAAGACCGCGCTCATCGCCTTGGTATGGGTCAGGAACAGGAAGATCCCGCTCATGATATACAGAAGGAAATCGCCCCGCACCGCGCTGCCGCGCAGCCCCAGCACACCGAACATGATGTAGAAGGTGAAGACGAGGATCACCACCTGCAGCATATTGAGCAAAAGCCCGATGACCGCGTTTCCGTGGCTTTTGCGCAGCTCGCGGACGGTCGCGTGATAGATCAGCCCCAGAAGACTGAAGCCCGACCCGATCGTTGAATTACTCTGTTGCGCTTTGAACATAATCCCGCACTCTGCCGCGTAAGACACAATATGTCTTGCAAAACTTGCTGTTTGCTTGATGCCCTATCATAACTGTGACAGCTAGACAGTAATAAGCCGCAATCGCGACGAATTGGAGACCTCATGGATTATGAAAAGCTCGTTCCCACCATGCGCAAGCTGGCGCTCGAAGCCGGTGACCGAATCATGGAAATCTATGATGGCCCCGATTTCGAGATCAAATCCAAATCCGATGACAGCCCTGTCACGGCGGCGGATGAAGCGGCCGACAAGATCATCTCGGACGGGCTGCGCGCGGCCTTCCCCGATGTAGCGCTGGTGACCGAAGAGCAGGCTACAAGCCATAATCTGGAGGTTTCGACCTTCCTCATCGTCGATCCGCTCGACGGCACTAAAGAGTTCATCAAACGTCGCGGCGAGTTCACCGTAAATATTGCCTATGTCGAGAATGGCGTGCCGAAGGCGGGTATTGTCTATGCGCCTGCCATCAAGCGTCTCTTCTATACGCTGGCCGATGGGCGCTCGGTCGAGGAGAAGGGCAGCTTCGACAAGGATCAGCCGGGCGAGTTGAGCCCGATTGCCGTCTCCACCCCCGATAACCGCGCTCTGATGGTCGTGGCCTCAAAATCGCACCGCGATCAGGCCACCGACGACTATATCGGCCAGTATGGCGTGAAGGACATGACCTCGGCGGGCTCCTCGCTGAAATTCTGCCTGGTGGCCACAGGCGAGGCAGATCTCTATCCGCGCCTCGGCCCGACTATGGAATGGGATACGGCGGCAGGTGACGCGGTCCTGCGCGGCGCGGGTGGCCTCATGGTCACCTTCGACGAGCACAAGACCTTCGTCTATGGCAAGGACGGCTTCCGCAATCCCTTCTTCATCGCCTATGCTCCGGGCGTTCTGCTGGTAAAATAATGTCGACCCTTATCGTTATTCCGGCGCGCTACGCGTCGACCCGCTATCCGGCCAAGCCGCTGGTGGCGCTGACCGGCTCGACCGGCGAGAAAAAGACCCTGATCCGCCGGAGCTGGGACGCGGCCATGTCGGTGGAAGGCGACCTGCGGGTCGTGGTGGCCACTGACGACGACCGGATCAAGGCCGAGGCCGAGAGCTTTGGCGCCGAGGTCGTGATGACCTCGCCCGAGTGCCGCAATGGCACCGAGCGATGTGCCGAGGCCCATGCCAATCTGGGTGGCGGGTTCGATTATGTGGTCAACCTGCAGGGCGATGCCCCGCTGACGCCGCCTTGGTTCATCGAGGCGCTGATCGAGGGCATCAAGGGAAGTGACCTGGATCTGGCCACACCGGTGCTGCGCTGTGAGGGCGCCATGCTCGAGGCCCTGAAGGAAGACCGCCGCAACGACCGCGTGGGCGGCACGACGGCGGTTTTCGGCGCGGCCCATCAGGCGCTTTATTTCTCGAAGGAGGTCGTTCCCTTTACCGGCCAGACCTATGCCCCCGATGCGCCGACCCCCGTCTTCCACCATGTGGGCGCCTATGCCTATCGGGCCGAAGCGTTGGCCCGCTATCCCGAATGGGAGATCGGCCCGCTCGAACAGCTTGAAGGGCTCGAGCAGCTGCGATTCCTCGAGAACGGCCATGACATCCTCTGCGTGGAGGTCGAATCGAAAGGCCGGCAGTTCTGGGAGTTGAACAACCCCTCGGATGTGGCGCGGATCGAGGCCATGATGGCCGAAATGGGACTCGCCTGACGGCTTTGGCGCATGGCGTATCGAGCCATGCGCCCCAAGATCCAGTCAAAGATCCACTGTTTTGCTTAAAATTTTCGCTACGTTAACCTGTTCATATACTGATTGATCAACGCAAAGATGGCGAAGTTCAGCCGAAGGTTCCATATGCTAACTTGATTAATCGGTAAATCTCAACACATTGAACAACAGAGCCGGCCGGTAGCCGCGACAGAATCGCAATCGCGCCGGATTAATTTATGCGCACACGCAGACTTGTTTGGAACCAAACTCCGTGTGTAGCATTGAGTAACATGCATTGGGTGCAGCTCCGCACTCGGATAACAAAAAAGGTGCTTGATGACACGCAAGGTCACTAAAGCTGTCTTTCCCGTGGCAGGTCTTGGAACCCGATTCCTGCCAGCGACCAAATCCATTCCGAAAGAAATTCTTACGCTGGTTGACCGCCCACTGATCCAGTATGCGATCGACGAGGCGCGTGCTGCAGGCATCACCGAATTCATCTTCGTCACCTCGCGCGGCAAGTCCGCGCTCGAGGATTACTTCGACGACGCCCCCGAGCTCGACGCCTCGCTGCGCGCCAAGGGCAAGACCGCAATCCTCGAGGAACTCGAGAAAACGAACATGCCGTCGGGCGCCATCGCCTATGTCCGCCAGCGTCGCGCGCTGGGTCTGGGCCACGCTGTCTGGTGCGCACGCCGCATGATCGGCGACGAGCCCTTTGCCGTCATCTTGACCGATGACGTAATCGCCGCGGACAAACCCTGTCTCGCGCAGATGATCGAGGCCTATAACGAGAATCCCGGCAACTATGTGGCCGCGATGGAAGTACCGAACTCGAAGATCTCGTCCTACGGTGTGCTTGATTGCGATCAGGTGAACAGCACGACCTATAAGGTCAATGGCATGGTGGAGAAACCGCCGGCGGAAGAAGCGCCGTCCAATCTCGCTGTAATCGGCCGCTATATCCTGACGCCCGAGATCCTGAACAATATCGACGCCGCAATCGAATCGAAGACCACCGGCGCCGGTGGCGAGTACCAGCTGACCGACGCGATCGCGCAGGAAATCGAAGCCGGCAATCCGGTCTATGGCTACCGCTTCAACGGCCAGCGCTTCGATTGCGGCTCCAAAGCGGGCTTCCTGCAGGCCACCGTGGCCTTTGGCTTGGCGCGCGACGACCTCAAGGACGAATTCGCGGAATATCTCGGCGATGTCATGACCATGCGGGCTGCTGCCGAATAATATGACGAAACATGTTCTTGTGACGGGTGGTGCGGGCTATGTCGGCTCGCATGCCTGTAAAGCTCTCCAGCAGGCGGGCTATGTCCCCGTCTGTTTCGACAATCTTTCCACCGGCTGGAAAGAGGCCGTCAAATTCGGTCCTCTCGAAGTCGGCGATCTTCATGACCGGGCCCGCCTTGACGAGGTAATCGCCAAATACCAGCCTGTCGCCGTGATGCATTTCGCGGCGCTCTCGCTCGTTGGCGAGTCGATGAAGAACCCTTCGAAATACTGGGCGACCAATGTGAATTGCGCGCTCAACCTGATCGAGGCCGCCATCGATGCGGGGATCGACAAATTCGTCTTTTCCTCGACCTGCGCGACCTATGGCGATCAGGACGGTGTGGTTCTCAATGAAGAAACCCCGCAATTCCCGATCAATGCTTATGGCGGCTCGAAACGTGCCATCGAGGATATGCTGCGCGATTTCGGCAAGAGCCACGGCTTGCGCTCGGTGATCTTCCGCTACTTCAACGTGGCCGGTGCCGATCCGGAGGCGCAGGTGGGCGAGCAACATGTGCCCGAGACCCATCTGATCCCGCTGATGCTGGATGCGATTGCCGGGAAACGCGCGGCTCTGACCGTTTTCGGCTCGGATTACGACACCCGCGACGGCACCTGCA
Protein-coding regions in this window:
- the cysQ gene encoding 3'(2'),5'-bisphosphate nucleotidase CysQ, translated to MDYEKLVPTMRKLALEAGDRIMEIYDGPDFEIKSKSDDSPVTAADEAADKIISDGLRAAFPDVALVTEEQATSHNLEVSTFLIVDPLDGTKEFIKRRGEFTVNIAYVENGVPKAGIVYAPAIKRLFYTLADGRSVEEKGSFDKDQPGELSPIAVSTPDNRALMVVASKSHRDQATDDYIGQYGVKDMTSAGSSLKFCLVATGEADLYPRLGPTMEWDTAAGDAVLRGAGGLMVTFDEHKTFVYGKDGFRNPFFIAYAPGVLLVK
- a CDS encoding ABC transporter permease, yielding MFKAQQSNSTIGSGFSLLGLIYHATVRELRKSHGNAVIGLLLNMLQVVILVFTFYIMFGVLGLRGSAVRGDFLLYIMSGIFLFLTHTKAMSAVFGAEGPTSAMMKHAPMTTAISISAAALSALYIQLLSMIVVLYLYHAAFTPITIYDWVGAMGMVFLSWFTGAAIGMVLLAAKPWAPDVVRVIHQIYSRANMIASGKMFLANTLPHKMLVLFNWNPLFHTIDQARGFTFINYNPHFSSWHYALYVGLALMMIGLMGEFYTRQYASVSWGAKR
- a CDS encoding manno-octulosonate cytidylyltransferase, which gives rise to MSTLIVIPARYASTRYPAKPLVALTGSTGEKKTLIRRSWDAAMSVEGDLRVVVATDDDRIKAEAESFGAEVVMTSPECRNGTERCAEAHANLGGGFDYVVNLQGDAPLTPPWFIEALIEGIKGSDLDLATPVLRCEGAMLEALKEDRRNDRVGGTTAVFGAAHQALYFSKEVVPFTGQTYAPDAPTPVFHHVGAYAYRAEALARYPEWEIGPLEQLEGLEQLRFLENGHDILCVEVESKGRQFWELNNPSDVARIEAMMAEMGLA
- a CDS encoding entericidin, EcnA/B family, encoding MTKLLIPAFILASLGVSACSTVHGFGQDVTTAGHVVQRESIEAAQ
- the argE gene encoding acetylornithine deacetylase → MSDLQRAKAILGDLIGFASISSESNLDIIGYCARHLEAAGARVEVLRDPMGRKANLWATLGPEGDGGLVLSGHSDVVPVANQNWSSDPFVMREEDGKLFGRGACDMKGFIACCLAKAEELAMIAHHQPIHFAFTHDEEIGCFGARALTEVLAQRGLRPRLCVIGEPTEMQVIEGNKGCCEYSVTFSGLEGHSSAPERGVNAVEYAARYIGRLLDLRSDLVARAPDGSRFDPPWTTLNVGRLEGGVAHNVIANHAVLDWEFRPVSMEDMSFVKTEVAGYVETLLGEMRRTHPNASITTETIGEVAGLEPMPENAARDLVFGLTGRNEASCVPFSTEAGLFQALGTDVVICGPGSIAQAHKPDEFVSLDQMQTCLSMFDRLISDRS
- a CDS encoding M24 family metallopeptidase — protein: MPIENAPFSLPEYQRRIALVRQSMAERGLDVLFVTNPSNQFWLTGYDGWSFYTHQGVILTMEGDPIWWGRMMDANGAKRTVWMSDDQIRWYADRMVQSDTVHPMEDLASHLRILGHGQARIGVEMETYFYTARAHAVLAEGLPEATLVDASVLVNWQRLIKSDEELRFMRRAARISELVITRAVELIEPGYHKHDLVGELYKTAVQGEDDSWGDYPAIVPMLPSGADASAPHLTWNGEAFQKDQMTFVEQSGCYRRYHAPLCRSVYLGKPPQHMLDAAEALTAGLNAGIEVARPGNRACDIARALDTELLKVGIERPARCGYAVGCSYPPDWGEHTVSLRAMDETVLQPGMTFHFMPGLWMDDWGMETTETILIREDGPAEPLCNIERKLFVKD
- a CDS encoding MarR family transcriptional regulator; translated protein: MSSDRTDMSLIALRRILRATELFGRDLAKSAGLTPVQFRVLQVVAEKGWSTAKTISMRMGVSQATITSLVDKLVDKGMVKRQRSEIDRRQTDIVITEAGHHALDEAPDALQQRFVKKFEGLQDWEQAQLVASLERVAAMLDANAMDASPVLHSGDIMPRQ